The Pseudomonas extremaustralis genome contains a region encoding:
- the glyA gene encoding serine hydroxymethyltransferase — MFSRDLTIAKYDADLFAAMEQEAVRQEEHIELIASENYTSPAVMEAQGSVLTNKYAEGYPGKRYYGGCEYVDVVEQLAIDRAKQLFGADYANVQPHAGSQANSAVYLALLQGGDTILGMSLAHGGHLTHGASVSSSGKLYNAVQYGIDANGLIDYDEVERLAVEHKPKMIVAGFSAYSQILDFPRFRAIADKVGAYLFVDMAHVAGLVAAGVYPNPVPFADVVTTTTHKTLRGPRGGLILARANAEIEKKLNSAVFPGAQGGPLEHVIAAKAVCFKEALQPEFKTYQQQVVKNAKAMADVFIARGFDVVSGGTENHLFLLSLIKQDISGKDADAALGKAFITVNKNSVPNDPRSPFVTSGLRFGTPAVTTRGFKEAECKELAGWICDILADLNNEAVIDAVREKVKAICKKLPVYGA; from the coding sequence ATGTTCAGCCGTGATTTGACCATTGCCAAGTACGACGCCGATCTCTTCGCCGCCATGGAGCAAGAAGCCGTGCGCCAGGAAGAGCACATTGAGCTGATCGCTTCGGAAAACTACACCAGCCCTGCGGTAATGGAGGCTCAAGGTTCGGTTCTGACCAACAAGTACGCCGAAGGCTACCCAGGCAAGCGCTACTACGGCGGTTGCGAATACGTCGACGTGGTTGAGCAACTGGCCATCGACCGCGCCAAGCAACTGTTCGGCGCCGATTACGCCAACGTCCAGCCACACGCCGGCTCCCAAGCCAACAGCGCCGTGTACCTGGCCCTGCTGCAAGGCGGCGACACCATCCTGGGCATGAGCCTGGCCCACGGCGGTCACCTGACCCACGGCGCCAGCGTTTCCTCCTCCGGCAAGCTGTACAACGCCGTTCAGTACGGTATCGATGCCAACGGCCTGATCGACTACGACGAAGTCGAGCGCCTGGCGGTCGAGCACAAGCCAAAAATGATCGTGGCCGGTTTCTCTGCCTACTCGCAGATCCTCGACTTCCCACGCTTCCGCGCCATCGCCGACAAAGTCGGTGCCTACCTGTTCGTCGACATGGCCCACGTGGCCGGTCTGGTCGCCGCTGGCGTCTACCCGAACCCGGTGCCGTTCGCTGACGTCGTGACCACCACCACTCACAAGACCCTGCGCGGTCCACGTGGCGGCCTGATCCTGGCGCGCGCCAACGCCGAGATCGAGAAGAAGCTGAACTCTGCCGTATTCCCAGGCGCCCAGGGCGGCCCGCTGGAGCACGTCATCGCTGCCAAGGCGGTCTGCTTCAAGGAAGCGCTGCAACCTGAGTTCAAGACTTACCAGCAACAAGTGGTGAAAAACGCCAAGGCCATGGCTGATGTGTTTATCGCTCGTGGTTTTGACGTGGTGTCCGGCGGGACTGAAAACCACCTGTTCCTGCTGTCGCTGATCAAGCAGGACATCTCCGGTAAAGATGCTGACGCCGCTCTGGGCAAAGCCTTCATCACCGTGAACAAGAACTCCGTACCGAACGACCCACGTTCGCCGTTCGTCACCTCCGGCCTGCGCTTCGGCACCCCGGCAGTGACCACCCGTGGCTTCAAGGAAGCAGAGTGCAAGGAACTGGCCGGCTGGATCTGCGACATCCTGGCAGACCTGAACAACGAAGCCGTGATCGATGCGGTCCGTGAGAAGGTCAAGGCCATCTGCAAAAAGCTGCCCGTGTACGGCGCTTGA
- a CDS encoding sensor domain-containing protein — protein MSKVTPPTPLRAAHIAPGAPLHGTLKGALATLVLLLLALLFWQLLDQLQQTRKNQQQYTIDYSADLAEQISLNMALSAKIALNLLPMVEPPHDSEQQQTLMRTLPELRSIALLAPSGALISDSASDSQDSAWLEALVQRSHGQSYYLSNTDDGTLIYLLLHQPSGGSRMYWVLRLSPDYLTNLTRQDSQGQRPTWAIENRLNHRVISRDSGMPAQWPSALTPDELNKSVLITPLSRSDWQLRGLFDRTAVLEELLPAFIGKCLLGLAFSLIPLVVLLNMRRRQRQVHEGRRRYQDIFEGTGVALCVLDLSGLSACFDRERLQTPEQLQDWLRDNPIEGRQLLKELRITEVNQVAVSLLNVSSCEEAWERLIDDCPRNTTAIGYQVLEAILTQQRQLELEIQLKDAIGNEQYLWLVMRLPEQQDDFKAVILSISDITSRKLIELSLVERESFWSDVVRTVPDHLYVQDVISQRMIFSNHHLGHTLGYNKAELQQMGEYFWEILLHPEDAERYHDLRQQQRLAGYSAQLQCQLRFRHRDNHWRRFDIREQALARDKTAQVTRIIGVAKDITDQIEASESLRDSEQRYRMLAESISDVICATDSQLALNYISPSVSAVLGYDVDWIFKNGWQSIIANPQQLTGIHNLVEQVSRALGDPEALNKLRDDVQTQLFLFDCLRADGRKVPIEARLVLVWDEHGAFEGILGVGRDISQQRRAEKDLRMAATVFEHSTSAILITDPAGYIVQANEAFSRVSGYAVSDVLDQLPNMLTVDEQQEAHLHYVLKQLHQHSTWEGEVWLKRRNGEHYPAWVGITAVFDDEGDLASYVCFFSDISERKASEQRIHRLAYYDALTHLPNRTLFQDRLHTALQSAERQKSWVVLMFLDLDRFKPINDSLGHAAGDRMLKEMATRLLGCVAEDDTVARMGGDEFTLLLQPRISREMALNRAIHVAEQILASLVKPFVLEGREFFVTASIGIALSPQDGNELSQLMKNADTAMYHAKERGKNNFQFYQADMNASALERLELESDLRHALDQNEFVLYYQPQFSGDGKRLTGAEALLRWRHPRRGLVPPGDFIPVLEELGLVVDVGDWVISEACRQLKSWHQNKVRVPKVSVNISARQFSDGQLGERIATILKDTGLPPACLELELTESILMREVNEAMHILDSLKNLGLSIAVDDFGTGYSSLNYLKQFPIDVLKIDRTFVDGLPSGEQDAQIARAIIAMAHSLNLAVIAEGVETHEQLEFLREHGCDEVQGYLFGRPMPPHRFAAQFSNDALFMFD, from the coding sequence TTGTCCAAAGTCACGCCGCCAACTCCCCTGCGCGCTGCTCATATAGCGCCGGGAGCGCCACTGCACGGCACCCTCAAAGGCGCATTGGCGACGCTTGTCCTGCTGCTGCTCGCGTTATTGTTCTGGCAGTTGCTGGACCAGTTGCAGCAGACCCGGAAAAACCAGCAGCAATACACCATCGACTACAGCGCCGACCTGGCTGAGCAGATCAGCCTGAACATGGCCCTGAGCGCAAAAATCGCCCTCAACCTGCTGCCGATGGTCGAGCCGCCGCACGACAGCGAACAGCAACAAACCCTGATGCGCACCCTGCCGGAACTGCGCAGCATTGCCCTGCTCGCCCCCAGTGGCGCACTGATCAGTGACAGCGCGAGCGACAGCCAGGACAGCGCCTGGCTCGAAGCGTTGGTGCAACGCAGTCATGGCCAGTCCTACTACTTGAGCAACACCGACGATGGCACCCTCATCTATCTATTGCTGCACCAGCCCAGCGGTGGCTCCAGGATGTACTGGGTCCTGCGCCTTTCGCCCGACTACCTGACCAACCTCACCCGTCAGGACAGCCAGGGCCAGCGCCCCACGTGGGCCATCGAGAACCGCCTCAACCACCGCGTCATCAGCCGGGACAGCGGCATGCCGGCCCAATGGCCCAGCGCCCTGACCCCGGACGAACTGAATAAAAGCGTACTGATCACCCCCCTGAGCAGAAGCGACTGGCAATTGCGCGGGCTGTTCGACCGCACGGCCGTGCTGGAGGAGCTGCTGCCGGCGTTTATCGGCAAATGCCTGTTGGGCCTGGCATTTTCGCTGATCCCGCTCGTCGTGCTGCTGAACATGCGCCGCCGCCAGCGCCAGGTGCATGAGGGCCGGCGGCGCTACCAGGATATTTTCGAAGGCACCGGCGTGGCCCTGTGCGTGCTGGACCTGTCGGGCCTGAGTGCCTGCTTCGACAGGGAGCGCTTGCAGACCCCCGAGCAACTGCAAGACTGGTTGCGGGACAACCCCATCGAAGGCCGGCAGTTGCTCAAGGAACTGCGCATCACCGAGGTCAATCAGGTGGCGGTAAGCCTGTTGAACGTCAGTTCCTGTGAAGAGGCATGGGAACGGCTGATCGACGACTGCCCGCGTAACACCACCGCCATCGGTTACCAGGTTCTTGAGGCCATACTGACCCAACAGCGCCAGCTGGAGCTGGAAATCCAACTCAAGGACGCGATTGGCAATGAGCAATACCTGTGGCTGGTGATGCGCCTGCCGGAACAGCAGGACGATTTCAAGGCCGTGATCCTGAGCATCAGCGATATCACCAGCCGCAAGTTGATCGAACTCTCGCTGGTGGAGCGCGAGAGCTTCTGGTCGGACGTGGTGCGCACCGTGCCCGACCACCTGTATGTGCAGGACGTGATCAGCCAGCGCATGATTTTCAGCAACCACCACTTGGGCCACACCCTGGGCTATAACAAGGCCGAACTGCAGCAAATGGGCGAGTACTTCTGGGAAATCCTGCTGCACCCCGAAGACGCCGAGCGTTACCACGACTTGCGCCAGCAGCAACGCCTGGCCGGCTATAGCGCCCAGTTGCAATGCCAGCTGCGCTTCCGCCACCGCGACAACCATTGGCGGCGCTTCGATATTCGCGAGCAGGCCCTAGCCCGGGACAAGACCGCACAAGTCACGCGCATCATCGGCGTGGCCAAGGACATCACCGATCAGATCGAAGCCAGCGAATCCCTGCGCGACAGCGAACAGCGCTACCGCATGCTGGCCGAAAGCATCAGCGACGTGATCTGCGCCACCGACAGTCAATTGGCGCTCAACTACATCAGCCCGTCGGTCAGCGCCGTGCTGGGCTATGACGTGGACTGGATATTCAAGAACGGCTGGCAGTCGATCATCGCCAACCCGCAGCAACTGACCGGTATCCATAACCTAGTGGAACAGGTCAGCCGCGCGCTGGGCGATCCCGAGGCGCTGAATAAATTGCGCGACGACGTGCAAACCCAGCTGTTCCTGTTCGACTGCCTGCGCGCCGACGGGCGCAAAGTGCCGATCGAGGCGCGCCTGGTGCTGGTGTGGGACGAACACGGCGCCTTCGAGGGCATCCTCGGCGTGGGCCGCGACATCAGCCAGCAGCGCCGCGCCGAAAAAGACCTGCGCATGGCCGCCACGGTATTCGAGCACTCCACCTCGGCGATCCTGATCACCGACCCGGCGGGCTATATCGTGCAAGCCAACGAGGCATTCAGCCGGGTCAGCGGTTATGCGGTCAGCGATGTGCTCGACCAGTTGCCGAACATGCTGACCGTCGACGAGCAACAGGAAGCCCATCTGCACTACGTGCTCAAGCAACTGCACCAGCACAGCACCTGGGAAGGCGAAGTGTGGCTCAAGCGTCGCAATGGCGAGCACTACCCGGCCTGGGTCGGCATTACCGCGGTGTTCGACGACGAAGGCGACCTGGCCAGCTACGTGTGTTTCTTCAGTGACATCAGCGAGCGCAAGGCCAGCGAACAGCGCATCCACCGCCTGGCCTATTACGATGCCCTGACCCACCTGCCCAACCGCACGCTGTTCCAGGATCGCCTGCACACCGCGTTGCAGTCGGCCGAACGGCAGAAGTCGTGGGTGGTGCTGATGTTCCTCGACCTCGACCGCTTCAAACCGATCAACGACTCCCTGGGCCACGCCGCCGGCGACCGCATGCTCAAGGAAATGGCCACGCGCCTGCTGGGCTGCGTGGCCGAGGACGACACCGTGGCGCGCATGGGCGGTGACGAGTTCACCTTGCTCCTGCAACCGCGGATCAGCCGCGAAATGGCGCTGAACCGTGCGATTCATGTGGCCGAGCAAATCCTCGCCAGCCTGGTCAAGCCGTTCGTACTGGAAGGCCGCGAGTTCTTCGTCACCGCCAGTATCGGCATCGCCCTCAGCCCCCAGGACGGCAACGAGCTGAGCCAGCTGATGAAAAACGCCGACACTGCGATGTATCACGCCAAGGAGCGCGGCAAGAACAACTTCCAGTTCTACCAGGCCGACATGAACGCCAGCGCCCTGGAACGCCTGGAGCTGGAAAGCGACCTGCGCCACGCTCTGGACCAGAACGAATTCGTGCTTTATTACCAGCCGCAATTCAGCGGCGACGGCAAACGCCTGACCGGCGCCGAAGCCCTGCTGCGCTGGCGCCATCCGCGTCGCGGGCTGGTGCCGCCGGGCGACTTCATTCCGGTGCTGGAAGAGTTGGGCCTGGTGGTCGACGTCGGCGACTGGGTGATCAGCGAAGCGTGCCGCCAACTCAAGAGCTGGCACCAGAACAAGGTGCGCGTACCGAAAGTCTCGGTGAACATCTCGGCGCGGCAATTCTCCGATGGTCAACTGGGTGAGCGCATCGCCACCATCCTCAAGGACACCGGCCTGCCGCCGGCGTGCCTGGAGTTGGAGCTGACCGAAAGTATCCTGATGCGCGAAGTCAACGAAGCCATGCACATCCTCGACAGCCTGAAAAACCTGGGCCTGAGCATTGCCGTGGACGACTTCGGCACCGGTTATTCGTCGCTCAACTACCTCAAGCAATTCCCCATCGACGTCTTGAAGATCGACCGCACCTTCGTCGACGGCCTGCCGTCGGGCGAGCAGGACGCACAGATCGCCCGCGCCATTATCGCCATGGCCCACAGCCTCAACCTGGCGGTGATCGCCGAGGGCGTGGAAACCCATGAGCAACTGGAGTTCCTGCGTGAGCATGGCTGCGACGAAGTGCAGGGGTATCTGTTCGGGCGGCCGATGCCACCGCATCGGTTCGCGGCGCAGTTCAGCAATGACGCGCTGTTCATGTTCGACTGA
- a CDS encoding LysE family translocator encodes MLNVMSALGLLLLMPGPTNTLLLRSGLLTGFKRAWPLSLLECLAYLVQISFWGYLLSHLGDSAPWCLRLVQFASVCYLIKTSYMLWRRPDDTLKAAPEARVSRRHFFLLTLINPKGLLVVSFIVPAQTFTDPTLYLQFVGQFTAVVIPVGCAWVLFGARIKRGGYAWLTAHTINRTASVVICGFAVAILSRLADSLTHTSVMP; translated from the coding sequence ATGCTCAATGTCATGTCTGCACTTGGGTTGCTGCTATTAATGCCGGGGCCAACCAACACCCTGCTATTACGCTCGGGGCTGCTCACCGGCTTCAAGCGCGCCTGGCCCCTGAGCCTGCTGGAGTGCCTGGCGTACCTGGTGCAAATATCCTTCTGGGGCTACCTGCTCAGCCATCTCGGCGACAGCGCGCCCTGGTGCCTGAGGCTCGTGCAGTTCGCCTCGGTATGCTATTTGATCAAGACCTCGTACATGCTCTGGCGCCGTCCCGACGACACCTTGAAAGCCGCGCCGGAAGCACGCGTGTCCAGGCGGCATTTCTTTTTGCTGACGCTGATCAACCCCAAGGGCCTGCTGGTGGTCTCGTTCATCGTCCCGGCCCAGACGTTTACCGACCCGACCTTGTACCTGCAATTTGTCGGGCAATTCACGGCAGTGGTGATCCCGGTCGGCTGCGCCTGGGTGCTGTTTGGCGCACGCATCAAGCGTGGCGGCTATGCCTGGCTGACGGCCCACACTATCAACCGCACGGCATCTGTGGTTATCTGCGGCTTTGCGGTGGCGATCCTTTCCCGGCTGGCGGACTCCCTGACGCACACCAGCGTCATGCCTTAG
- a CDS encoding alanyl-tRNA editing protein, whose amino-acid sequence MERAFWNTPYLSNLDANVLSVEGRDVMISPTIFFAESGGQESDSGTINHIEVSQAIVDGDRIIYRLAADPDFAVGDRVNVQIDWPRRYALMRLHFAAEVVLELFYKKFPGLEKIGAHIAQGKARIDFALDGNISQYFASILQDVETLVAADLPIESRFTDTEQLRRCWRIEGFSQVPCGGTHLRKTGEIGRIRLKRNNIGAHKERVEIYLVD is encoded by the coding sequence ATGGAACGTGCATTCTGGAACACCCCTTACCTGTCGAACCTGGACGCCAATGTGCTGAGCGTCGAGGGCCGTGATGTCATGATCAGCCCGACGATTTTCTTCGCCGAATCCGGCGGCCAAGAGTCGGACAGCGGCACCATCAACCACATTGAGGTCAGCCAGGCCATCGTCGACGGGGACCGGATTATCTACCGCCTGGCCGCCGACCCGGACTTTGCCGTGGGCGATCGGGTCAATGTGCAGATCGACTGGCCCCGGCGCTACGCGCTGATGCGCTTGCACTTCGCCGCTGAAGTCGTGCTGGAACTGTTCTACAAGAAATTCCCCGGCCTTGAGAAAATCGGCGCCCACATCGCCCAGGGCAAAGCGCGGATCGACTTTGCCCTGGACGGTAATATCAGCCAATACTTCGCCAGCATCCTGCAAGACGTCGAGACGCTGGTGGCAGCCGACTTGCCGATTGAAAGTCGCTTCACCGACACCGAGCAGTTGCGGCGGTGCTGGCGTATCGAAGGGTTTTCCCAGGTACCCTGCGGCGGTACGCACTTGCGCAAAACCGGCGAAATCGGTCGGATCCGCCTCAAGCGCAATAACATCGGCGCGCACAAAGAGCGCGTCGAAATCTATCTGGTGGATTAA
- a CDS encoding thioesterase II family protein encodes MADILAAPSRWLAPLPGPSSKEARSILLCFPYGGGGVSSFQGLSALHSIGIAPWAVKLPGREERIKEPPVANVHELIEAIVDALQALTLPFAFYGHSFGAGLALDVAHTLATRGHTLPTQLVLSGRMPPHTGYSPLLGAMDDEQLWQHVCAQSLLPLPPDADCSFARATLNKLKADLALNAQLTYRFLQPLPMPLLTLNGLDDPLIDTHRLDEWHPYSSVAFHSQCLPGGHFFFKSDFPRFYLTLLTHLSEQGR; translated from the coding sequence ATGGCTGACATCCTGGCAGCGCCATCGCGCTGGCTTGCGCCCTTGCCCGGGCCCTCATCCAAGGAGGCCCGGAGCATTCTGCTGTGTTTCCCCTATGGCGGTGGCGGAGTGTCGTCGTTCCAGGGGTTGAGCGCGCTGCACAGCATCGGCATCGCACCATGGGCGGTCAAACTGCCGGGCCGCGAAGAGCGGATAAAGGAGCCCCCCGTGGCCAACGTCCACGAGCTGATCGAGGCCATCGTCGACGCGCTGCAAGCGCTGACGCTGCCCTTTGCCTTCTATGGCCACAGCTTCGGCGCGGGCCTGGCACTCGATGTCGCCCACACCCTGGCCACACGCGGCCACACGCTGCCCACCCAATTGGTGCTGTCGGGTCGCATGCCGCCCCACACCGGTTATTCCCCCCTGTTGGGGGCAATGGACGACGAGCAGTTGTGGCAGCACGTGTGTGCGCAAAGCCTATTACCCTTGCCGCCAGACGCCGATTGCAGTTTCGCCCGCGCCACCTTGAACAAGCTCAAGGCCGATTTGGCGCTTAACGCACAGCTCACCTACCGCTTTCTCCAGCCCTTGCCGATGCCGCTGCTGACCCTCAACGGCCTGGACGATCCGTTGATCGACACCCACCGTCTCGACGAGTGGCACCCCTACAGCAGCGTGGCGTTCCATAGCCAATGCCTGCCTGGCGGGCACTTTTTCTTCAAAAGCGACTTTCCGCGCTTTTACTTGACCCTTTTAACCCACCTCAGTGAACAAGGCCGCTAA
- a CDS encoding VOC family protein, whose amino-acid sequence MEQPSYLGIDHIAYATRSTEKTSAFFTALGFEVLFHRQPIDKFGVFITKLRSPAGEIVEVVEPFRPDSVVSRLLQDVDACLYHAAFRVSDLSATQASLAQIGGVTVTTAMTIPYPATAEHCSLTTSHMYHPAVGLFEITG is encoded by the coding sequence ATGGAACAGCCTTCTTACCTGGGGATCGACCATATCGCCTACGCCACCCGCTCCACGGAGAAAACGTCGGCCTTTTTCACGGCCTTGGGGTTTGAAGTGCTGTTCCATCGGCAACCGATCGATAAGTTCGGCGTATTCATCACCAAGTTACGCTCGCCGGCCGGCGAAATCGTCGAAGTGGTCGAGCCCTTTCGCCCCGACAGCGTGGTCAGCCGGTTATTGCAGGACGTGGACGCGTGCCTGTATCACGCCGCTTTCAGGGTCAGCGACCTCTCGGCTACCCAAGCCTCCCTGGCGCAGATTGGCGGGGTGACGGTGACCACGGCGATGACGATTCCCTATCCAGCGACGGCCGAACATTGCTCGCTGACCACTTCGCACATGTACCACCCGGCCGTGGGCTTGTTCGAGATCACCGGCTAA
- a CDS encoding chlorinating enzyme: MDITDFSLTEQELQQFDRDGFIGPFTLYEPEEMMQLHKTVRAQLFNRTHAPYDAPHDVAITNYDRHLDVELLTRHVFRTEIVHRLRSILGPDVICWRSEFIPKYPGNEGTDWHQADTFGHASGEPQLVWPEDEPFGGAINVWTGFTDATPENGCMLFIPGTHRKMNYDESIGMTFDPVANKDVVKGQYARGFNGYDYSTLQKDKGWQPDEAAAVPIVMKAGQFVIFRSMLMHSSLPNSTSDKTRLGYVARYVPGRVKVYPDTDYVKEFGGEYRLDKFGVVQVAGTRTDPQNRVASRSLSGLDLKPLASY, encoded by the coding sequence ATGGACATCACTGACTTTTCGTTGACGGAACAGGAACTCCAGCAATTCGACCGGGACGGTTTTATCGGCCCCTTCACGCTCTATGAGCCTGAAGAAATGATGCAGTTGCACAAGACGGTTCGCGCGCAGCTGTTCAACCGCACCCACGCGCCCTATGACGCACCCCACGATGTGGCGATCACCAATTACGATCGGCACCTGGACGTCGAACTGCTGACCCGCCACGTGTTTCGCACAGAGATCGTGCACCGTCTCAGGAGCATCCTCGGCCCGGACGTCATCTGCTGGAGAAGTGAATTCATCCCCAAATACCCTGGCAATGAAGGCACCGACTGGCACCAGGCCGATACCTTCGGGCATGCATCCGGGGAGCCGCAGTTGGTCTGGCCTGAGGATGAGCCGTTCGGGGGTGCCATTAACGTGTGGACCGGATTCACCGACGCCACCCCGGAGAACGGCTGCATGCTGTTCATCCCCGGCACCCACCGGAAAATGAACTACGACGAGTCCATCGGCATGACATTCGACCCGGTCGCCAACAAGGACGTGGTCAAGGGCCAATACGCGCGTGGCTTCAATGGCTACGACTACAGCACCTTGCAAAAAGACAAGGGCTGGCAGCCAGATGAAGCGGCCGCGGTACCGATTGTGATGAAAGCCGGGCAATTCGTGATTTTCCGCTCGATGCTGATGCACTCCTCGTTGCCCAACTCGACGTCGGACAAAACCCGCCTCGGTTATGTGGCCCGTTATGTCCCAGGTCGGGTGAAGGTCTATCCCGACACCGACTACGTGAAGGAATTTGGTGGCGAGTACCGCCTGGACAAGTTCGGCGTGGTGCAGGTGGCCGGTACACGTACCGACCCGCAGAACCGAGTGGCCTCCAGGAGCCTCAGTGGCCTGGACCTGAAACCCTTGGCCAGCTATTGA
- a CDS encoding non-ribosomal peptide synthetase — MNAHNWPTTKVFRRFQSICLQTPNAVAVVDQGNGLTYRQLHQQVLGLCEQLSRHGLADAPYLPLMASRCLPYLVALLACCKLGVAYVSLDPSAPAKRIVAQLDQLGCSHLLLIGQPDDTNIDPRLTHFRLDDQGALLAQGPAFRRPARTRSVDTGVITIMFTSGTTGVPKGVRIHEDGLLNLVENVQEQVQGRARRYVHHSSISFDAAVFEVWVPLLTGACVTLHAGAFNIETLAACVQTARCEVLLLTTSLFHLVAQHRLQMLDGVRVLYVGGEVLKPIHARALLAANPGITLVNGYGPTENTVFSTWHCLSTLKDIDDDAIPIGRLLKHVHAQVVDADLRPVPRGTPGELLLGGRNLAQGYLDDELTRLRFLHGPEGFYYRTGDYVIEDEHGVFFYQGRVDEQVKIQGYRVELAEVERALTQLPGIAQAVVLSRTMNALENCLHAFIVFQHGWPDTDEGKLLSLLAGRLPHYMLPARIIRLFELPLTANGKVDKRALQSLAGKTPATGARAPAAGSAVLEAWSGILGTQDLQLENSIYAYGASSLSVVMAHTQINQTLGRKTPFDEVARLNTLQEWVQYYVTHENLSHHA, encoded by the coding sequence ATGAATGCGCACAACTGGCCAACGACCAAGGTGTTTCGCCGATTTCAATCGATCTGCCTGCAAACCCCCAACGCCGTGGCGGTCGTCGACCAGGGCAACGGTCTTACCTATCGACAGCTGCATCAGCAGGTACTCGGGCTGTGTGAGCAACTGAGCCGCCATGGCCTGGCCGATGCGCCTTACCTGCCGCTCATGGCCAGTCGTTGCCTGCCCTACCTGGTCGCGCTGCTGGCCTGCTGCAAGCTGGGCGTGGCGTACGTGAGCCTCGACCCGAGCGCGCCGGCCAAACGCATCGTCGCGCAACTCGATCAGCTCGGTTGCAGCCACCTGTTGTTGATCGGCCAGCCCGACGACACAAATATCGATCCACGCCTGACCCACTTTCGCCTGGACGATCAAGGCGCCCTCCTTGCCCAAGGCCCGGCCTTTCGTCGGCCGGCCAGGACGCGCTCGGTCGATACCGGGGTCATCACAATAATGTTCACTTCCGGCACCACTGGGGTGCCCAAAGGTGTCCGCATCCATGAGGACGGCCTGTTGAACCTGGTGGAGAACGTCCAGGAGCAAGTCCAGGGCCGGGCCCGGCGCTATGTGCATCATTCCTCGATCAGCTTTGACGCTGCGGTGTTCGAAGTCTGGGTACCGCTGCTCACCGGTGCCTGCGTCACCCTGCATGCCGGCGCTTTCAATATCGAGACCCTGGCCGCCTGCGTGCAAACAGCCCGATGCGAGGTGCTGTTGCTGACCACCTCGCTGTTTCATCTGGTGGCGCAACACCGTCTGCAGATGCTCGATGGGGTGCGCGTGCTCTATGTCGGCGGCGAAGTGCTCAAGCCGATCCATGCCAGGGCACTGCTGGCCGCCAACCCGGGCATTACCCTGGTGAACGGCTATGGCCCGACCGAGAACACCGTGTTTTCAACCTGGCATTGCCTCAGCACGCTCAAGGATATCGACGACGATGCGATTCCCATCGGCCGGCTGCTCAAGCACGTTCATGCCCAAGTCGTCGATGCTGACCTTCGGCCGGTGCCGCGCGGCACTCCGGGCGAACTGCTGCTGGGCGGCCGCAATCTGGCCCAGGGCTACCTGGACGATGAACTGACTCGCCTGCGTTTCCTGCACGGGCCAGAGGGCTTCTATTACCGCACCGGCGACTACGTGATCGAGGACGAACACGGCGTTTTCTTCTATCAGGGCCGTGTCGACGAACAGGTCAAAATCCAGGGCTACCGCGTGGAGCTCGCCGAGGTCGAACGGGCGCTGACCCAATTGCCCGGTATTGCACAAGCCGTGGTGCTGTCACGGACCATGAACGCCCTGGAAAACTGCTTGCACGCCTTTATCGTGTTCCAGCACGGCTGGCCGGACACGGACGAAGGCAAGCTGCTGAGCCTGTTGGCCGGCCGGCTTCCTCACTATATGTTGCCCGCCCGCATCATTCGGTTATTCGAGTTGCCGCTCACCGCCAACGGCAAGGTCGATAAACGCGCGTTGCAATCACTGGCCGGCAAAACACCCGCCACGGGCGCGCGCGCGCCAGCAGCCGGATCGGCGGTCCTGGAAGCGTGGTCCGGCATCCTGGGCACGCAGGACTTGCAACTGGAAAACTCCATTTACGCCTACGGCGCCTCGTCCCTGAGCGTCGTGATGGCCCATACCCAAATCAATCAGACCCTTGGCAGGAAAACCCCATTCGATGAAGTCGCCCGGTTGAACACCTTGCAGGAGTGGGTGCAGTACTACGTAACGCATGAAAACCTCAGTCACCACGCTTAG